In Streptomyces ambofaciens ATCC 23877, a single genomic region encodes these proteins:
- a CDS encoding ALF repeat-containing protein, which yields MQTMFWSRRRLLGAAAAVTAAAATPLSLTPPARAAAQDTPTVPPALPDTERAKVVKAWTTGGKATKAAAAYALYGTDAEVATFLAETLPKVTAEDNRVAVARYLARAGKGLRREAVAALDNGDQAIAAFLGELYKPALLEDLSVATSIVSSTGNRAVQREASAALDAGTQQALEGFLTDGQYDARLEDARVQVSAMLVGTGPEVRKYADRALSGTATDVQWFLDTGQHIARARDQESATIAELVAVVEREGKRAQAETDLAVEASARALAAAAKAKEAAEKAAAEAAAAKEDVKKSAAAARKAASAAQGAANAARNAISASNAAVTASRRASWAAAAASQAAATAGNAASHAYNAAIAASKDAGKTQAAKDAAVAAYNSAAKARTAAKAADYAAAASAQAANAGSSAASAARNSAAAATAAAQAATAAGAAGAEAAEAKRQAAIATTAANRATNAASTAQALANKAASAARTARDAAYSAADHAEKAAKAAEEAVKFAGQAIDYANKSTAHAAEAVKAANTATKAVEDAMAVEQAAREAEMSRLEQDKLQGMDEARLLAQIEAEEQAEYEDKRTQEAQTEQALKDLIAAAEKALWETGDLTLAATLGRKAATGLLEAKGAWTREAAQHALAGTDDDVLSWVDLDRGIAQNQDDRETVLYIAQISSPAIAEAAQTALSSTSSAAVGDFLTSGMIRASQDDNKVQIGRILNDNPGNAVKKAANDALDKNTPEALQDFFERTYPAAVREDDAVETATSVATGGEYVKSYGQVALEGPTWMRRNFVQTVRYTAAQLDHDSATHIAAIRGTIAAGAKIAYKAQEKAALASKAAADARKAGAEAQEWADKAVDAAREADGYADQAKQNADAADRSAANAQASANQASSAAATARSASRSANYSANKAVDAARSALASSHSAQASAASARQSALQAGKDKATAAAAATAARNVAAQKRQAEIAEAAREAAEKAKRERQEGRNPANSETHDEVHPNGTGSGSEQEDWWSDAGWWADAAGKVSVASGFIAAGLGLASLVFPPLAAGAAFFAWVSVGAGALSAVFTGIEHGFTSGEFIGSLGGTALNLATFGRGKLVTTGLKKAAPVVNKVAQEGKELVSSITGGLSNLW from the coding sequence ATGCAGACGATGTTCTGGAGTCGCAGACGGCTCCTCGGCGCGGCCGCCGCCGTGACGGCCGCCGCCGCCACCCCCCTGTCGCTGACGCCCCCGGCGCGCGCCGCCGCACAGGACACGCCGACCGTCCCGCCGGCCCTGCCCGACACCGAGCGGGCCAAGGTCGTCAAGGCGTGGACGACGGGCGGCAAGGCCACCAAGGCCGCGGCCGCCTACGCGCTGTACGGGACCGACGCCGAGGTCGCGACGTTCCTCGCCGAGACGCTGCCCAAGGTCACCGCGGAGGACAACCGGGTCGCCGTCGCCCGGTATCTCGCCCGGGCCGGAAAGGGCCTGCGCCGCGAGGCGGTCGCCGCTCTGGACAACGGCGACCAGGCCATCGCCGCCTTCCTGGGCGAGCTGTACAAGCCCGCTCTGCTCGAGGACCTGAGCGTGGCGACCTCCATCGTCTCGTCCACCGGCAACAGGGCCGTCCAGCGGGAGGCCTCCGCCGCGCTGGACGCCGGCACCCAGCAGGCGCTGGAGGGCTTCCTCACCGACGGCCAGTACGACGCGCGTCTGGAGGACGCCAGGGTCCAGGTGTCCGCGATGCTGGTCGGCACCGGGCCCGAGGTGCGCAAGTACGCGGACCGTGCCCTGAGCGGCACGGCGACGGACGTCCAGTGGTTCCTCGACACCGGCCAGCACATCGCCCGTGCCCGGGACCAGGAGTCGGCGACCATCGCGGAACTCGTCGCGGTCGTCGAGCGGGAGGGCAAGCGCGCCCAGGCCGAGACCGACCTGGCCGTCGAGGCCTCCGCGCGTGCCCTGGCCGCCGCCGCGAAGGCCAAGGAGGCGGCAGAGAAGGCCGCCGCGGAGGCCGCGGCCGCCAAGGAGGACGTGAAGAAGTCCGCCGCGGCCGCCCGCAAGGCGGCCAGCGCCGCCCAGGGCGCGGCCAACGCCGCCCGCAACGCCATCAGCGCCTCCAACGCCGCCGTCACCGCCTCCCGCCGCGCCTCCTGGGCCGCCGCCGCGGCCTCCCAGGCCGCAGCGACGGCCGGCAACGCCGCCTCGCACGCCTACAACGCCGCCATCGCCGCCTCCAAGGACGCCGGCAAGACCCAGGCGGCCAAGGACGCGGCCGTCGCCGCGTACAACTCGGCCGCGAAGGCCCGTACCGCCGCCAAGGCCGCCGACTACGCCGCGGCCGCCTCCGCGCAGGCCGCGAACGCCGGTTCCTCGGCCGCCTCCGCCGCGCGCAACTCCGCCGCGGCGGCGACCGCCGCCGCGCAGGCCGCGACGGCCGCGGGGGCCGCGGGAGCCGAGGCCGCCGAGGCCAAGCGCCAGGCGGCCATCGCGACGACCGCCGCCAACCGCGCGACCAACGCGGCCTCCACGGCCCAGGCGCTCGCCAACAAGGCGGCCTCCGCCGCGCGCACCGCCCGGGACGCGGCCTACTCCGCCGCCGACCACGCGGAGAAGGCTGCCAAGGCCGCCGAGGAGGCGGTGAAGTTCGCCGGTCAGGCCATCGACTACGCGAACAAGTCCACCGCGCACGCGGCCGAGGCCGTGAAGGCGGCGAACACCGCCACCAAGGCCGTCGAGGACGCCATGGCGGTGGAACAGGCGGCCCGTGAGGCGGAGATGTCCAGGCTGGAGCAGGACAAGCTCCAGGGCATGGACGAGGCCCGCCTGCTGGCGCAGATCGAGGCCGAGGAACAGGCCGAGTACGAGGACAAGCGCACCCAGGAGGCCCAGACCGAGCAGGCTCTCAAGGACCTGATCGCCGCGGCCGAGAAGGCCCTGTGGGAGACCGGTGACCTGACGCTCGCCGCGACGCTGGGCCGCAAGGCCGCCACCGGGCTGCTGGAGGCCAAGGGCGCCTGGACGCGGGAGGCCGCCCAGCACGCGCTGGCCGGCACCGACGACGACGTGCTCTCCTGGGTCGACCTCGACCGGGGCATCGCCCAGAACCAGGACGACCGCGAGACCGTCCTGTACATCGCCCAGATATCCAGCCCCGCCATCGCGGAGGCGGCGCAGACCGCGCTGTCGAGCACCAGCTCCGCGGCGGTGGGCGACTTCCTCACCTCGGGCATGATCCGGGCCTCGCAGGACGACAACAAGGTCCAGATCGGCCGCATCCTCAACGACAATCCCGGCAACGCCGTCAAGAAGGCCGCCAACGACGCGCTGGACAAGAACACCCCGGAGGCGCTGCAGGACTTCTTCGAGCGGACCTACCCGGCGGCGGTGCGGGAGGACGACGCGGTGGAGACCGCGACGTCGGTGGCCACCGGTGGCGAGTACGTCAAGTCGTACGGGCAGGTCGCCCTGGAGGGGCCGACCTGGATGCGCCGGAACTTCGTCCAGACCGTGCGGTACACGGCGGCGCAGCTCGACCACGACTCCGCCACCCACATCGCGGCGATCCGCGGGACGATCGCGGCCGGGGCGAAGATCGCCTACAAGGCCCAGGAGAAGGCGGCCCTCGCGTCCAAGGCGGCGGCGGACGCCCGCAAGGCCGGCGCCGAGGCCCAGGAATGGGCCGACAAGGCGGTGGACGCGGCACGCGAGGCGGACGGCTACGCCGACCAGGCGAAGCAGAACGCCGACGCGGCGGACCGGTCCGCGGCCAACGCCCAGGCCTCGGCGAACCAGGCCAGTTCGGCGGCGGCGACCGCGCGCAGCGCGTCCAGGTCGGCCAACTACTCCGCGAACAAGGCCGTGGACGCGGCCCGTTCGGCACTGGCCTCCTCCCACAGCGCCCAGGCGTCCGCCGCCAGCGCCCGCCAGTCCGCCCTGCAGGCCGGCAAGGACAAGGCGACGGCGGCCGCGGCGGCCACCGCGGCACGCAACGTCGCCGCCCAGAAGCGCCAGGCCGAGATCGCCGAGGCCGCCCGTGAGGCCGCCGAGAAGGCGAAGCGGGAACGGCAGGAGGGCAGGAACCCGGCCAACAGCGAGACCCACGACGAGGTCCACCCCAACGGCACCGGTTCCGGCTCCGAGCAGGAGGACTGGTGGTCGGACGCCGGCTGGTGGGCGGACGCCGCGGGCAAGGTCAGCGTCGCCTCGGGCTTCATCGCCGCCGGCCTCGGCCTGGCCAGCCTGGTCTTCCCCCCGCTGGCGGCGGGGGCCGCGTTCTTCGCCTGGGTCTCCGTGGGCGCGGGCGCGCTCAGCGCCGTCTTCACCGGCATCGAACACGGCTTCACCAGCGGTGAGTTCATCGGGTCCCTCGGCGGCACCGCCTTGAACCTGGCCACCTTCGGCCGGGGCAAGCTGGTGACCACGGGCCTCAAGAAGGCGGCCCCCGTGGTCAACAAGGTCGCGCAGGAGGGCAAGGAGCTGGTGTCCTCCATCACCGGCGGCCTGTCGAACCTCTGGTGA
- a CDS encoding trypsin-like serine protease — MRHTRPVRFAALAAALTAGPVVMTAVPATAVTGPASASSDTTHAYTAQVVVGAHDRGCSGVLVDTEWLLTAASCFADDPAASLAVPAGKPQRKTTATVGRADLSGTAGAVREIVELVPRTDRDVVLARLNRPVTGVTPIALATTAPVAGEELKLAGYGRTKTEWAPLNLHTGTFSVDAAATTTTATVTGKDGVSACMGDTGGPLVRVAGGTHRLAGLSSRSYQGGCFGIDAAETRTGGIVTRVDDLGSWVASKVGATRVTDFNCDGVEDIAVADPEAAVGGDAKAGLLRLVYGGGKGSAEINQDLDWVPGGAEANDLFGQAIATVDYDEDGCTDLAVGAPGENVGDAVDAGMADILHGAPGGLGTGAKKNTHFEQAAGNGSISASTPETGDLMGQAMAAGTTAAGEPFVVIGTPGEGLGTAAKAGEAFYVRGGTNVSVHQDKLNVPGAVEAGDGFGAVLAADTNHVAIGAPDENIGGDDAAGNLAVFSHTLNSEKRPTPLFGLDQDLDAVPGGAEAGDRFGAALGLAPYRASGAATAAESILAVGSPGEALTVDGVAKAQTGGVMTFRISAAGAYTKLEGYDSGTADDDVSGTSEAGDHFGATLSVVNTAPKAVSTVATMKMAVGVPDEAIGSETSSGAVHVFSLLGAPGANDKWIESGDGDGIPGAPKAKQYLGRSLHFTGTRLYVGMPYGPSAYGALYALPMSNVTVGQPTAPVAVHQPGQGGLPAAGVRFGYAAR, encoded by the coding sequence ATGCGACACACCAGACCCGTGCGTTTCGCCGCACTGGCCGCAGCCCTGACCGCGGGACCGGTCGTCATGACCGCCGTTCCCGCCACCGCCGTGACGGGCCCCGCCTCCGCCTCGTCCGACACGACGCACGCCTACACGGCGCAGGTCGTCGTCGGTGCCCACGACCGCGGTTGCTCCGGCGTCCTGGTCGACACCGAGTGGCTGCTCACCGCCGCCAGTTGCTTCGCGGACGATCCCGCCGCGAGCCTGGCGGTGCCCGCGGGCAAGCCGCAGCGCAAGACCACCGCGACCGTCGGCCGCGCCGACCTGTCCGGCACCGCCGGTGCGGTCCGCGAGATCGTGGAGCTGGTGCCCCGCACCGACCGCGATGTCGTCCTGGCCCGGCTGAACCGCCCGGTCACGGGCGTCACCCCCATCGCCCTGGCCACCACCGCACCCGTCGCGGGCGAGGAGCTGAAGCTCGCCGGGTACGGCCGTACCAAGACCGAGTGGGCGCCGCTGAACCTGCACACCGGCACCTTCTCGGTGGACGCCGCCGCCACCACCACCACGGCGACGGTGACCGGCAAGGACGGCGTCTCCGCGTGCATGGGCGACACCGGCGGCCCGCTGGTCCGGGTGGCCGGCGGGACCCACCGGCTGGCCGGCCTCAGCAGCCGTTCCTACCAGGGCGGTTGCTTCGGCATCGACGCCGCCGAGACGCGTACCGGCGGGATCGTCACCCGTGTCGACGACCTGGGCTCCTGGGTGGCGTCCAAGGTGGGCGCGACCCGCGTCACCGACTTCAACTGCGACGGTGTGGAGGACATCGCCGTCGCCGACCCGGAGGCGGCCGTCGGCGGAGACGCCAAGGCGGGCCTGCTCCGTCTCGTGTACGGCGGCGGCAAGGGCAGCGCCGAGATCAACCAGGACCTCGACTGGGTCCCGGGCGGGGCCGAGGCGAACGACCTCTTCGGCCAGGCCATCGCCACCGTCGACTACGACGAGGACGGCTGCACCGACCTGGCCGTGGGCGCGCCCGGCGAGAACGTCGGCGACGCCGTGGACGCGGGCATGGCCGACATCCTGCACGGCGCTCCCGGCGGCCTCGGCACCGGCGCCAAGAAGAACACCCACTTCGAGCAGGCCGCGGGCAACGGCTCGATCAGCGCCTCGACCCCCGAGACCGGTGACCTGATGGGGCAGGCGATGGCCGCGGGCACCACCGCTGCCGGCGAGCCCTTCGTCGTGATCGGCACGCCCGGCGAGGGTCTCGGCACCGCCGCCAAGGCGGGCGAGGCGTTCTACGTCCGCGGTGGCACCAACGTCTCCGTCCACCAGGACAAGCTGAACGTGCCCGGAGCGGTGGAGGCGGGCGACGGCTTCGGCGCCGTGCTGGCCGCCGACACCAACCACGTCGCCATCGGGGCGCCGGACGAGAACATCGGCGGCGACGACGCGGCCGGCAACCTCGCCGTCTTCTCCCACACCCTGAACAGCGAGAAGAGGCCCACCCCGCTGTTCGGCCTCGACCAGGACCTGGACGCCGTCCCGGGCGGCGCGGAGGCCGGCGACCGGTTCGGCGCGGCCCTGGGTCTGGCTCCCTACCGCGCGTCGGGCGCGGCGACCGCCGCCGAATCGATCCTCGCGGTCGGCTCGCCGGGCGAGGCCCTGACGGTCGACGGCGTCGCCAAGGCGCAGACCGGTGGTGTGATGACCTTCCGGATCAGCGCCGCCGGCGCCTACACCAAGCTCGAGGGATACGACTCGGGCACCGCCGACGACGACGTCTCCGGCACCTCCGAGGCCGGTGACCACTTCGGCGCCACCCTGAGCGTCGTGAACACCGCGCCGAAGGCGGTCAGCACCGTCGCCACGATGAAGATGGCCGTCGGCGTCCCGGACGAGGCCATCGGCTCGGAGACGAGCTCCGGCGCCGTTCACGTCTTCTCGCTGCTCGGCGCCCCCGGCGCCAACGACAAGTGGATCGAGTCCGGCGACGGCGACGGCATCCCCGGCGCCCCGAAGGCCAAGCAGTACCTCGGCCGGAGCCTCCACTTCACCGGCACCCGCCTGTACGTCGGCATGCCCTACGGCCCGAGCGCGTACGGCGCGCTCTACGCCCTGCCGATGTCCAACGTGACCGTGGGCCAGCCGACCGCCCCGGTCGCCGTCCACCAGCCCGGTCAGGGCGGTCTCCCGGCCGCCGGCGTCCGCTTCGGGTACGCCGCTCGGTAG
- the gcl gene encoding glyoxylate carboligase, producing the protein MARMTAARAAVEILKREGVTDAFGVPGAAINPFYAALKASGGVHHTLARHVEGASHMAEGYTRTHAGNIGVCIGTSGPAGTDMITGLYSAIGDSIPILCITGQAPTAVIHKEDFQAVDIASIAKPVTKMAVTVLEAAQVPGVFQQAFHLMRSGRPGPVLIDLPIDVQLTEIEFDPDTYEPLPVYKPAASRAQIEKAIGLLNAAERPLIVAGGGIINADAADLLVEFAELTGTPVVPTLMGWGLLPDDHELNAGMVGLQTSHRYGNATFLESDFVLGIGNRWANRHTGKLDVYTAGRKFVHVDVEPTQIGKIFAPDYGIASDAKAALELFVEVAKELKAAGKLPDRSAWAASAQERKATLQRRTHFDDVPIKPQRVYEEMNKAFGPETRYVSTIGLSQIAGAQMLHVYRPRHWINCGQAGPLGWTVPAALGVAKADPEAQVVALSGDYDFQFMIEELAVGAQHKIPYVHVLVNNSYLGLIRQAQRAFEIDFQVNLEFENINSPELGVYGVDHVKVAEGLGCKAIRVTDPNELGAALEQAKKLAAEHQVPVVVEAILERITNISMSGTNDISNVVEFEEVATEPGHAPTAIRTLKA; encoded by the coding sequence ATGGCTCGTATGACCGCTGCCCGAGCGGCAGTTGAGATCCTCAAGCGCGAGGGCGTCACCGACGCGTTCGGTGTGCCGGGCGCGGCGATCAATCCCTTCTACGCGGCGCTCAAGGCCTCCGGCGGCGTCCACCACACCCTCGCCCGCCACGTCGAGGGCGCCTCCCACATGGCCGAGGGCTACACCCGGACCCACGCCGGCAACATCGGCGTCTGCATCGGCACCTCCGGGCCGGCCGGCACCGACATGATCACCGGCCTGTACTCGGCGATCGGCGACTCGATCCCGATCCTGTGCATCACCGGCCAGGCGCCGACCGCGGTGATCCACAAGGAGGACTTCCAGGCCGTCGACATCGCCTCGATCGCCAAGCCGGTCACCAAGATGGCCGTCACCGTCCTGGAGGCCGCGCAGGTCCCCGGCGTCTTCCAGCAGGCCTTCCACCTCATGCGCTCCGGCCGGCCCGGCCCGGTCCTCATCGACCTGCCGATCGACGTCCAGCTCACGGAGATCGAGTTCGACCCGGACACCTACGAGCCGCTCCCGGTCTACAAGCCGGCCGCCAGCCGCGCCCAGATCGAGAAGGCGATCGGCCTGCTCAACGCCGCCGAGCGGCCCCTGATCGTGGCCGGCGGCGGCATCATCAACGCCGACGCCGCCGACCTGCTGGTGGAGTTCGCGGAGCTGACCGGCACCCCGGTCGTGCCCACCCTGATGGGCTGGGGCCTGCTGCCCGACGACCACGAGCTGAACGCCGGCATGGTCGGCCTGCAGACCTCGCACCGCTACGGCAACGCGACCTTCCTGGAGTCGGACTTCGTCCTCGGCATCGGCAACCGCTGGGCCAACCGCCACACCGGCAAGCTCGACGTCTACACCGCCGGCCGGAAGTTCGTCCACGTCGACGTCGAGCCGACCCAGATCGGCAAGATCTTCGCCCCGGACTACGGCATCGCCTCCGACGCCAAGGCCGCCCTGGAGCTGTTCGTCGAGGTGGCCAAGGAGCTGAAGGCGGCCGGGAAGCTGCCCGACCGCTCCGCGTGGGCCGCCTCCGCGCAGGAGCGCAAGGCCACCCTCCAGCGCCGTACGCACTTCGACGACGTCCCGATCAAGCCGCAGCGCGTCTACGAGGAGATGAACAAGGCCTTCGGCCCGGAGACCCGGTACGTCTCCACCATCGGCCTCTCCCAGATCGCCGGCGCGCAGATGCTGCACGTCTACCGTCCGCGGCACTGGATCAACTGCGGCCAGGCCGGCCCCCTCGGTTGGACCGTCCCGGCCGCGCTCGGCGTCGCCAAGGCGGACCCGGAGGCCCAGGTCGTCGCGCTCTCCGGCGACTACGACTTCCAGTTCATGATCGAGGAACTGGCCGTCGGCGCGCAGCACAAGATCCCCTACGTGCACGTCCTGGTCAACAACTCCTACCTGGGCCTGATCCGCCAGGCGCAGCGGGCGTTCGAGATCGACTTCCAGGTCAACCTGGAGTTCGAGAACATCAACTCGCCCGAGCTGGGCGTCTACGGCGTGGACCACGTCAAGGTCGCCGAGGGCCTGGGCTGCAAGGCGATCCGGGTGACCGACCCGAACGAGCTGGGCGCGGCCCTGGAGCAGGCCAAGAAGCTCGCCGCCGAGCACCAGGTGCCGGTCGTCGTCGAGGCGATCCTGGAGCGGATCACCAACATCTCCATGTCGGGAACGAACGACATCTCCAACGTGGTGGAGTTCGAGGAGGTGGCCACGGAGCCGGGGCACGCCCCGACCGCGATCAGGACGCTGAAGGCCTGA
- a CDS encoding TIGR04222 domain-containing membrane protein, whose protein sequence is MDAGTEIGWEPYEVALLGGGPRAAVTVAVVALHLLGAVEPGPRRTLCATGPEPEGLGPFEGTVLDCLREPLTARELVRHTDVRLALALARIPLAEEGLLRYPRLGPSRRARRRVAFWRERYPLPAVRHGLTDDRTLLAVALHGDAALRMLLPRFALRTGLADPGAPAEGVRFSLGRGRFLRWRDEYEDSVSGDWGAGHGDHGGSCGSGGGGGGD, encoded by the coding sequence ATGGACGCCGGCACGGAGATCGGCTGGGAGCCCTACGAGGTCGCGCTGCTGGGCGGCGGGCCGCGAGCCGCGGTCACGGTGGCGGTGGTCGCCCTGCACCTGCTGGGTGCCGTGGAGCCCGGCCCGCGCAGGACGCTGTGCGCGACGGGACCGGAGCCCGAGGGGCTGGGGCCGTTCGAGGGGACCGTCCTGGACTGCCTGCGTGAGCCGCTCACCGCCCGCGAGCTGGTCCGGCACACGGACGTGCGGCTGGCGCTGGCACTGGCGCGCATCCCGCTCGCGGAGGAGGGGCTGCTGCGCTACCCCCGGCTGGGACCGAGCCGCCGCGCTCGCCGGCGCGTGGCGTTCTGGCGCGAGCGGTACCCGTTGCCCGCGGTCCGGCACGGGCTCACGGACGACCGCACGCTGCTCGCGGTCGCCCTGCACGGCGACGCCGCCCTGCGCATGCTGCTGCCGCGCTTCGCGCTGCGGACCGGGCTCGCGGACCCCGGAGCCCCGGCCGAGGGAGTGCGCTTCTCCCTGGGCCGCGGGAGGTTCCTCAGGTGGCGGGACGAGTACGAGGACTCGGTCTCGGGCGACTGGGGCGCGGGCCACGGGGACCACGGGGGCAGCTGCGGCTCGGGGGGCGGGGGCGGCGGGGACTGA
- a CDS encoding catalase, with protein sequence MSQRVLTTESGAPVADNQNSASAGIGGPLLIQDQHLLEKLARFNRERIPERVVHARGSGAYGHFEVTDDVTGYTHADFLNTVGKRTEVFLRFSTVADSLGGADAVRDPRGFAVKFYTEEGNYDLVGNNTPVFFIKDPIKFPDFIHSQKRDPFSGRQEPDNVFDFWAHSPEATHQVTWLMGDRGIPASYRHMDGFGSHTYQWTNGKGESFFVKYHFKTDQGIRCLTADEAAKLAGQDPTSHQTDLVQAIERGVYPSWTLHVQLMPVAEAANYRFNPFDVTKVWPHADYPLRRVGRLVLDRNPDNVFAEVEQAAFSPNNFVPGIGPSPDKMLQGRLFAYADAHRYRLGVNHTQLAVNAPKAVPGGADNYGRDGLMASNSQGRGAKNYEPNSYDGPVETGRPLAAPLPVSGHTGTHETPLHTKDDHFYQAGELYRLMSEDEKQRLIANLAGGLSQVSRNDVVEKNLAHFHAADPEYGKRLEEAVRALRED encoded by the coding sequence ATGTCGCAGCGCGTGCTCACGACAGAGTCCGGCGCCCCGGTCGCCGACAACCAGAATTCCGCCTCCGCCGGCATCGGCGGCCCCCTTCTGATCCAGGACCAGCACCTCCTGGAGAAGCTCGCCCGCTTCAACCGCGAGCGCATCCCGGAGCGCGTGGTGCACGCCCGCGGCTCCGGCGCCTACGGCCACTTCGAGGTGACCGACGACGTCACCGGCTACACGCACGCCGACTTCCTGAACACCGTCGGCAAGCGCACCGAGGTCTTCCTGCGCTTCTCCACCGTGGCCGACTCGCTCGGCGGCGCGGACGCGGTCCGCGACCCGCGCGGCTTCGCGGTGAAGTTCTACACCGAGGAGGGCAACTACGACCTCGTCGGCAACAACACCCCGGTGTTCTTCATCAAGGACCCGATCAAGTTCCCCGACTTCATCCACTCGCAGAAGCGCGACCCCTTCTCGGGCCGCCAGGAGCCGGACAACGTCTTCGACTTCTGGGCCCACTCCCCCGAGGCCACGCACCAGGTGACCTGGCTGATGGGCGACCGCGGCATCCCGGCGTCCTACCGCCACATGGACGGCTTCGGCTCGCACACCTACCAGTGGACGAACGGCAAGGGCGAGTCCTTCTTCGTCAAGTACCACTTCAAGACGGACCAGGGCATCCGCTGCCTGACCGCCGACGAGGCGGCGAAGCTCGCGGGCCAGGACCCGACCTCGCACCAGACGGACCTGGTGCAGGCGATCGAGCGGGGCGTGTACCCGTCCTGGACCCTGCACGTGCAGCTGATGCCGGTGGCCGAGGCGGCCAACTACCGCTTCAACCCGTTCGACGTGACCAAGGTGTGGCCGCACGCGGACTACCCGCTGCGCCGCGTGGGCCGGCTGGTGCTGGACCGCAACCCGGACAACGTCTTCGCCGAGGTCGAGCAGGCCGCGTTCTCCCCGAACAACTTCGTTCCGGGCATCGGCCCCTCCCCCGACAAGATGCTCCAGGGCCGTCTGTTCGCCTACGCGGACGCCCACCGCTACCGCCTGGGCGTCAACCACACCCAGCTCGCGGTGAACGCCCCCAAGGCGGTGCCCGGCGGGGCGGACAACTACGGCCGGGACGGCCTGATGGCGTCCAACTCCCAGGGCCGCGGCGCCAAGAACTACGAGCCGAACTCGTACGACGGCCCGGTCGAGACCGGCCGCCCGCTGGCCGCGCCGCTCCCGGTGTCCGGCCACACCGGCACCCACGAGACGCCGCTGCACACCAAGGACGACCACTTCTACCAGGCCGGTGAGCTGTACCGCCTGATGTCCGAGGACGAGAAGCAGCGTCTGATCGCGAACCTCGCCGGCGGCCTGTCCCAGGTCTCCCGCAACGACGTGGTCGAGAAGAACCTCGCGCACTTCCACGCCGCCGACCCGGAGTACGGCAAGCGTCTGGAAGAGGCGGTCCGCGCCCTGCGCGAGGACTGA
- a CDS encoding 2-hydroxy-3-oxopropionate reductase, giving the protein MSTLPKVAWIGLGIMGSPMAENLIKAGYQVTGYTLEQDKLDRLAAAGGTAAGSIAEAVREADVVVTMVPASPQVEAIAYGPDGILENAKSGALLVDMSSITPQTSIDLAKAAEDKGIRVLDAPVSGGEAGAIEAVLSIMVGGEQADFDEAKPLLEALGKTIVLCGPHGSGQTVKAANQLIVAVNIQACAEAVVFLEKSGVDLKAALDVLNGGLAGSTVLTRKKDNFLARDFKPGFRIDLHHKDMGIVTDAARNVGAALPVGAVVAQLVASLRAQGDGGLDHSALLRAVERLSGSQV; this is encoded by the coding sequence ATGAGCACCCTCCCCAAGGTCGCCTGGATCGGTCTCGGCATCATGGGCTCCCCCATGGCGGAGAACCTGATCAAGGCCGGTTACCAGGTCACCGGTTACACGCTGGAGCAGGACAAGCTCGACCGTCTGGCCGCCGCCGGCGGCACCGCGGCCGGCTCGATCGCCGAGGCCGTGCGCGAGGCCGACGTCGTCGTCACCATGGTGCCCGCGTCCCCGCAGGTCGAGGCCATCGCCTACGGCCCCGACGGCATCCTGGAGAACGCGAAGTCGGGCGCGCTGCTGGTCGACATGTCCTCGATCACCCCGCAGACCTCGATCGACCTGGCGAAGGCCGCCGAGGACAAGGGCATCCGCGTGCTGGACGCCCCCGTCTCCGGCGGCGAGGCCGGCGCCATCGAGGCCGTGCTGTCCATCATGGTCGGTGGTGAGCAGGCCGACTTCGACGAGGCCAAGCCGCTGCTTGAGGCGCTCGGCAAGACCATCGTGCTGTGCGGTCCGCACGGCTCGGGCCAGACCGTGAAGGCCGCCAACCAGCTGATCGTCGCCGTGAACATCCAGGCGTGCGCCGAGGCCGTGGTCTTCCTGGAGAAGTCGGGCGTGGACCTGAAGGCCGCCCTGGACGTCCTCAACGGCGGCCTGGCCGGCTCCACGGTGCTGACGCGCAAGAAGGACAACTTCCTGGCCCGCGACTTCAAGCCGGGCTTCCGCATCGACCTGCACCACAAGGACATGGGCATCGTCACCGACGCCGCCCGCAACGTCGGTGCCGCGCTGCCGGTCGGCGCCGTGGTCGCCCAGCTGGTCGCCTCCCTGCGCGCCCAGGGCGACGGCGGCCTGGACCACTCGGCCCTGCTGCGGGCCGTGGAGCGCCTCTCCGGCTCCCAGGTCTGA